The Corticium candelabrum chromosome 18, ooCorCand1.1, whole genome shotgun sequence genome includes a region encoding these proteins:
- the LOC134193774 gene encoding kalirin-like — translation MGDFVIRDKYWHNFFLQFAQSQIHNKVYATCETVLRFQKLFATYDVVELLYYLLGGRDRRGGPIITFPGVANTEFVAEEFDKLMRFVSSVPSEDSQDIGFSVIADMRNKDLPSTNALLKHLQRSLPVKIHTVFILKPHSFWQKSRTSMSHKMSKTKYNFEVIMLSSSLELHKFIDARQLTEDFQGELQHDQNAWIEMQMALESLANDITEIGSRYHRLDTALSMSNVATSPEEADTRLTDHDELKLLYDRSVLQPVCDRFSELARKVYHSSEDGKGNPDFAAARTRLGSLLEKLDSKRRKLEVKWEKRRDVLEQCVQWMTLEMKVDELLDWIGETSEDCKRDCTSIGTSPATTEQLITKHQQLEDAAKEKCSGILDVVVSEAATMLENGHYATEDVKVKSDRLQHEYSDLSEALTIRNALLYHALAFHTSVFQFMHNVIDWKTAFEEKSIDQNVAEVELQIRNCKKLRETVVEEFSTLKQKGGTLIELLQNMAEKAQIDDDTSANHVKQLLVKASEEKQMLETLWQKRMRDLSQGLGLRLFEKEALKVHDWLDESGFSFFTKNKGVGNGHDAAVALLSEHKSFESNAQIMNSTAHKLLASSEDLASSGQCDPDQIRSVADQLEERMHDLMARSERRREQLEMSVAFQKTVNELLGWMDQVEKDAVDTCFPVSVDDAKLMINDAQLKRNHSAVQTANTLAQGQSLINKLIEPLENTGGSLLPYYYETRKKIGSTMEELQERHAHVDSQLADRKMKLDVCLVLRTFEEASRDHLQEIDEYFKHCQSQQLAPNVDGAATMFHTHTKFTEAMEEAYTYITETGHSLLSRLSESNIQLATSMDAKPAVVHVRSILDDMAEKFSQAQAAGMARANMLEQCLQLRDYETNVAQVTGAIADSYSALVSKKRIVGKSLERAEALLADHEEFEVSIEIMADNVQELVSQAADFEGYDHYDIVTIQQLATSIQNEWTVFAEAVDNRHSLLTMSHDVHRHHDDLTSQSVALQKEFGNMSVPDSVAHVNTVIEQHKQQKDFFVQECDRFVSDANYLIEQLKEFAMTAYCDDHGRVADEKYEENMQRVQVMLEGMGARQRKTLRLWQKQHRVLEQHHEILGFMDDAKRITDWVYNCKESIAPQNSVGNSADVVEKLICDLEQYESQEIQSYHDKTVHLMEKAAELQKFDHCDTDRLKVRLAVLNSSWQDLEDKLMKHKKRLKLSKQFYEVLSEFQTERDHILQFLNKLTDRTDVCESSCCAQNVIDDLAEHKEQVMPSLNSKLLQLESLSKQIEDSRIALRTELVAAHCLALASDMADRAGHLATLKEQHVQIEKEKDDKKRQEKKRDLLLEEMIVTEDRYVNDMAYVLKHYQEEMDRDGPIALMGKDNIVMGNMGELLQFHQGTFLSALKEAGHSSEEVAKCFVTWESNLLELYLSYCKTKPHSETLLAEKGQQFLTEWQVSRGHNIGLGAYLIKPVQRITRYHLILQELAKYCQRLKDPMVQLDKALQIMLEIPKKANDVMNFSMVKEYEGNSDSLGRLYHQDTFTVVDSKILWSKEKEQQLFCFREVILVCKCVRDQLGSVTGYLHRFSMKTREMIVVEFIEGEPCKFGISTGKSQSEMKYIFKAKTIEAKQDVVKTLRHIVQQVQPIPGHLSLERGLLRRSFKVGKKKKGAGTPQTPDRPGLARPTLAAALASIITGDEKKGITDAEGFVRPLHRQHARVFDSSAFSFPSDQLLADKAKAASSKSKTLNPLHLSRNARQLMTTSSVPEPLSERHVVDSLNGRDLSGTLSEDHRPRSNTVFGTSFSRSRVVRIKRVNEASVVKSSQVKQDVGVLKRLDSPPRRCSHDNSASSPVLLHRSSATAVLIPRSRSVSCTTVATANKSSSIQSELPGVVGIRAGLKKNREDAEALTYSVSDGDVDQVILETGVAIVQLQIIVIAVVRSNSQIAENDNNSFVESTELRRYEDMKAANTSKLILHSARVETGQNFTKQQANGSSIDHAFEAETAGDGSRASPRTSSRRQEWRRKLIVKRRPAKSVKEIGRAWYEHRSLSVQGIAGFGLASIDRLRSLQVLLPSMDDWKQQSLEVGPNSDFETKDKSGRLPSLRIRQDYVLKELMETEENYVTQLARFIHTYGQEMKSPNLPDSLKGKYNLIFGNIDEVYSFHMNTFLPALKNSHGVLGVAECFSSKESELLRVYVVYCENKPRSETFLANFHGTLFEDIQQQLGDRLQLPDYLIKPVQRIMKYSLLLKDLLKVSHSLGNTEEVLELEKALKVTSDVPKQANNAMQLSMIEGYEGNIHAVGELLLKDEFLVSNVRNGDGRQRKSHVFLLEQVVILAVLKGKQEGKFNDSYVCKDTLKIKEIGVNECGTNDERRFELWTGKISNPRQKYQLEAMTDDIKWTWVKQIGKLLSEQLHMMRALKGLDSQRKHSSLELTVCSTLARVESFIDSEDDLVDEEDQWKDLTLSTQSLALSTQPLSSSLETYVAAFGYSTNEDDTKEGIISFQQGQQFQVIDESSEQWWLVRTAGKDDSVVEGWVPASYLETEEDYEEMIKNEQMKLSQSSCELDHEIPEFTEQDQSQSATDEGHQELECAEEHVHQQHGNGSSLLDVHNYTSITRKGSFRRKTSPGSGRSQANSSTSKNEDAKRVSFIQRFPRKARCCCGSVVTLTCTPQLSGLESEVFAKWTRDEMEIHISSKYSICQDGNTFSLTLKDLEPSDAAQYRCIVTCGDLSGVCSCHLLVSAPEEAILYNEVDQYYDLGTKIGHGRFATVKLCTEKSSGVDYAAKIFHKFTEETRDAFQAELVMLSILRHPQIVTLHQAFESSNSRTLILQRIVGQELFEHVVSGDCISEKVACEYIKRLLDPIRYMHSRFVAHLDLKPENIMVATDEAEIFRIKLIDFGSSKKVANEPLILKVIGNAEFCAPEVVRNEPLSLASDMWSLGAITYTLLTGFSPFYAETVSETAVNIAAVKCSYQTAPWRKVSEKAKLFVQNLLRCDSRLRRTVEDCLEDQWIKDSFISTDLLDTSRLRAFIARRKWQRDLVTESVLIQPVSCV, via the exons GACCTTCCTTCTACAAATGCACTTCTCAAACATCTTCAG CGATCGTTGCCAGTAAAAATCCACACAGTATTTATTCTAAAACCTCACAGTTTTTGGCAAAAAAGTCGAACATCAATGAGCCACAAAATGAGCAAAACTAAGTACAACTTTGAG GTCATCATGTTGTCAAGTTCGTTGGAGCTGCACAAGTTCATTGATGCCAGGCAGCTGACTGAGGATTTTCAAGGAGAATTACAGCATGATCAAAATGCTTGGATTGAAATGCAAATG GCACTGGAATCTCTTGCTAATGATATTACTGAAATTGGCAGTCGCTATCATCGTCTGGACACGGCTCTTAGCATGTCTAATGTAGCCACATCACCAGAAGAAGCTGATACTCGACTTACAGATCATGATGAACTAAAGCTGCTTTACGATCGCTCTGTTCTTCAACCAGTTTGTGATCGGTTTAGTGAGCTAGCTAGAAAGGTCTATCACAGCTCTGAAGACGGAAAAGGAAATCCTgattttgctgcagcaagaactCGATTAGGAAGTCTATTGGAGAAGTTAGACAGCAAACGGAGAAAGCTCGAAGTGAAATGGGAGAAGAGGAGAGATGTTTTAGAGCAATGTGTGCAATGGATGACGCTGGAGATGAAAGTAGACGAG CTGTTGGATTGGATTGGTGAAACCAGTGAGGATTGCAAAAGAGATTGTACCAGTATAGGGACATCACCAGCTACAACTGAGCAGCTGATAACTAAGCATCAGCAGTTAGAAGATGCAGCTAAA GAGAAATGCAGTGGCAtacttgatgttgttgtgtctgaAGCTGCAACAATGCTAGAAAATGGTCACTACGCTACTGAAGACGTTAAAGTTAAATCTGATCGACTGCAGCATGAATATAGCGATCTAAGTGAAGCTCTGACAATTAGAAATGCTCTCCTTTATCATGCATTGGCCTTTCATACATCGGTGTTTCAGTTTATGCACAATGTCATTGACTGGAAGACAGCCTTTGAAGAGAAGTCGATTGACCAAAATGTAGCAGAGGTAGAATTGCAAATTAGAAACTGTAAGAAATTACGGGAAACGGTTGTGGAAGAGTTTAGTACTTTGAAGCAGAAAGGTGGAACTTTGATTGAACTGCTTCAGAATATGGCAGAGAAAGCTCAGATAGATGATGATACATCAGCGAATCATGTCAAACAGCTGTTAGTAAAGGCAAGTGAAGAGAAACAAATGTTGGAGACACTCTGGCAGAAGAGAATGCGCGATCTCTCACAGGGACTGGGACTGAGGTTGTTTGAAAAGGAAGCACTAAAG GTTCATGACTGGCTTGATGAAAGTGGGTTTAGTTTTTTCACCAAAAACAAAGGTGTCGGGAATGGTCATGATGCAGCAGTAGCTCTCCTTAGTGAACACAAGTCATTTGAAAGCAATGCTCAGATTATGAATTCAACAGCTCACAAGCTTCTTGCTTCTTCAGAAGACTTAGCCTCTAGTGGTCAATGTGATCCTGATCAAATACGTTCAGTGGCAGATCAGTTGGAAGAGAGAATGCATGACCTAATGGCTCGGAGTGAGAGACGTAGAGAGCAGTTAGAGATGTCAGTTGCATTTCAAAAGACGGTCAATGAG TTACTTGGTTGGATGGATCAGGTGGAAAAGGATGCAGTGGACACTTGCTTTCCAGTTTCCGTAGATGATGCCAAGCTGATGATCAATGATGCACAGCTGAAAAGAAACCACAGTGCTGTCCAAACAGCTAACACTTTGGCTCAGGGGCAATCATTGATAAACAAATTGATCGAGCCATTAGAAAACACAGGAGGCTCACTTTTGCCATACTATTATGAGACTAGAAAGAAAATTGGCAGCACTATGGAAGAACTGCAGGAAAGACATGCACATGTAGACTCACAGttggcagacagaaagatgaaACTGGATGTCTGTTTGGTTTTGAGAACATTTGAAGAAGCATCACGTGAT CATTTGCAAGAAATAGATGAGTATTTTAAACATTGCCAAAGTCAGCAGCTGGCACCAAATGTCGATGGGGCAGCAACCATGTTTCACACCCACACTAAATTTACGGAGGCCATGGAAGAGGcttatacatacattacagaGACAG GTCACAGTCTGTTGTCTCGTTTGAGTGAAAGCAATATTCAATTGGCAACGTCTATGGATGCTAAGCCGGCTGTAGTCCATGTTCGTAGTATTTTGGATGATATGGCAGAAAAGTTCTCTCAAGCACAAGCGGCAGGAATGGCACGAGCGAACATGTTGGAGCAATGTCTACAGCTAAGAGACTACGAAACTAACGTGGCACAG GTGACTGGTGCTATCGCAGACAGCTATAGTGCTCTGGTTTCAAAGAAAAGGATCGTTGGCAAGTCACTAGAAAGAGCAGAAGCATTGCTCGCTGACCATGAAGAGTTTGAAGTTTCAATTGAA ATAATGGCTGACAATGTTCAGGAGTTGGTTTCTCAAGCAGCAGATTTTGAAGGCTATGACCATTATGATATCGTTACAATTCAACAACTTGCTACTTCTATTCAAAATGAATGGACTGTGTTTGCTGAAGCCGTTGACAACAGACACTCACTCTTGACCATGTCACATGATGTTCATCGTCACCATGATGATTTGACATCACAGTCTGTTGCATTGCAGAAAGAATTTGGGAATATGTCTGTTCCAGACAGTGTTGCCCATGTAAACACTGTTATTGAGcagcacaaacaacagaaagattTTTTTGTTCAGGAGTGTGATCGGTTTGTCTCAGATGCAAATTATCTTATAGAGCAACTGAAGGAGTTTGCAATGACTGCCTATTGTGATGACCATGGTAGAGTAGCCGATGAGAAATATGAGGAAAACATGCAGAGAGTGCAG GTGATGCTGGAAGGTATGGGTGCAAGACAACGTAAAACTCTTCGTTTATGGCAGAAACAACACAGAGTTTTGGAACAACATCATGAGATACTTGGATTTATGGATGATGCCAAAAGGATTACTGACTGGGTGTATAATTGTAAGGAATCTATAGCACCACAGAATAGTGTTGGAAACTCTGCTGATGTTGTGGAAAAACTGATTTGTGACCTGGAGCAGTATGAAAGCCAAGAGATTCAAAGTTATCACGATAAAACTGTTCACTTGATGGAAAAGGCAGCTGAACTGCAAAAGTTTGATCACTGTGATACAGACAGGTTGAAGGTGAGGTTGGCTGTATTGAACTCATCTTGGCAGGACTTGGAGGACAAGCTCATGAAACACAAGAAGAGACTAAAACTGTCAAAGCAATTTTATGAAGTGCTGTCAGAG TTCCAGACTGAACGTGATCACATTTTGCAATTTCTtaacaaactgactgacagaacAGATGTATGTGAGTCATCTTGCTGTGCTCAAAATGTCATTGATGACTTGGCTGAACATAAAGAGCAAGTTATGCCTTCTCTTAATTCTAAGCTCTTACAACTAGAAAGCTTGTCAAAGCAAATTGAAGACAGTCGGATTGCTTTACGGACAGAGCTTGTTGCTGCTCACTGTCTTGCTTTAGCATCAGACATGGCTGATCGAGCTGGACATCTAGCAACACTAAAGGAACAACATGTACAGATTGAAAAGGAGAAAGACGACAAAAAACGGCAGGAAAAGAAACGGGA ttTATTGCTGGAAGAAATGATTGTAACTGAAGATCGATATGTCAACGACATGGCTTATGTGCTTAAG CATTATCAGGAGGAAATGGACAGAGATGGACCAATTGCTTTGATGGGAAAAGACAACATTGTGATGGGGAACATGGGAGAATTGCTGCAGTTTCATCAAGG GACGTTTCTTTCTGCTCTTAAGGAAGCTGGTCACTCTTCAGAAGAAGTAGCAAAGTGTTTTGTTACTTGG GAGAGCAATCTTCTTGAATTGTATCTCAGTTATTGCAAAACTAAACCACACTCTGAGACTCTATTAGCTGAAAAGGGACAACAGTTTCTGACA GAATGGCAAGTAAGTAGAGGCCACAATATTGGTTTGGGagcatatttaattaagcctGTTCAACGTATTACACGATATCACCTCATACTTCAAGAATTGGCAAAGTATTGCCAAAGACTGAAAGACCCAATGGTACAGCTGGACAAAGCATTACAGATTATGTTGGAGATCCCTAAGAAAGCAAATGATGTCATGAATTTTAGCATGGTTAAAGAGTATGAG GGTAACTCTGACAGTCTTGGACGACTGTACCACCAAGACACTTTTACTGTTGTAGACAGTAAGATTCTTTGGTCTAAAGAGAAGGAGCAGCAGTTGTTCTGTTTTCGTGAAGTGATCTTAGTTTGCAAATGTGTTCGAGATCAACTGGGCAGTGTAACAGGCTACTTACATAGATTTTCCATGAAG ACAAGGGAGATGATAGTGGTTGAGTTTATTGAGGGAGAGCCGTGCAAGTTTGGTATCTCAACTGGTAAATCACAGTCAGAAATGAAATACATTTTTAAG GCAAAGACTATTGAAGCTAAACAAGATGTTGTAAAGACACTTCGTCATATCGTACAGCAAG TTCAGCCAATTCCCGGCCATCTGTCACTTGAAAGAGGATTGTTGAGACGGTCCTTCAAAGTAGGGAAGAAAAAGAAGGGTGCAGGCACACCGCAAACTCCTGATAGACCAGGATTAGCCCGTCCTACACTGGCAGCAGCACTAGCCTCAATCATTACAGGAGATGAGAAGAAAGGAATCACAGACGCAGAAGGTTTCGTCAGGCCTCTTCACAGGCAGCACGCAAGAGTTTTTGATAGCTCTGCCTTTTCATTCCCATCTGATCAACTGCTTGCAGACAAGGCAAAGGCAGCAAGCTCAAAGAGCAAGACCTTGAACCCTCTACACTTGAGCAGAAATGCTAGACAGTTAATGACAACCTCTTCTGTTCCAGAGCCTCTGTCTGAACGCCATGTTGTGGACAGCTTGAATGGAAGAGATCTTAGCGGCACGTTGTCTGAAGATCATAGACCGAGGAGCAATACTGTTTTTGGAACTTCGTTCAGCAGATCGAGAGTTGTGCGTATTAAAAGGGTGAACGAGGCCAGTGTCGTAAAATCTTCGCAAGTAAAGCAAGATGTTGGTGTTCTAAAGAGGCTAGACAGCCCTCCACGTAGATGCAGCCATGATAACAGTGCTAGTTCGCCGGTTCTTCTACACAGGTCGTCTGCTACGGCCGTATTGATTCCACGTTCTCGCTCTGTCTCGTGCACTACAGTGGCTACTGCTAACAAGTCATCATCTATTCAGTCTGAACTTCCTGGTGTGGTTGGTATTCGTGCAGGGCTGAAGAAGAACAGAGAAGATGCAGAGGCCTTGACGTATAGCGTCTCCGATGGAGACGTAGACCAGGTTAT ATTGGAGACTGGTGTAGCTATTGTACAACTACAGATAATCGTAATTGCTGTTGTACGTTCTAACTCACAGATTGCAGAGAATGACAACAACTCTTTTGTCGAATCTACTGAACTTAGACGTTATGAAGACATGAAAGCGGCTAACACTAGCAAATTGATTTTACATTCTGCTAGGGTTGAGACTGGTCAAAATTTCACAAAACAACAAG CTAATGGCAGTAGTATAGACCACGCCTTTGAAGCTGAAACGGCAGGCGACGGAAGCCGCGCTAGTCCACGTACTTCCAG TAGACGGCAAGAGTGGAGACGCAAACTGATTGTGAAACGACGACCGGCGAAGTCGGTGAAAGAAATCGGTAGAGCGTGGTACGAGCATCGTTCTCTTTCAGTACAAGGTATCGCTGGGTTTGGGCTGGCCTCTATAGATCGACTCCGTTCTCTACAAGTG CTTCTGCCATCAATGGATGATTGGAAGCAGCAGAGTCTAGAGGTAGGACCGAACTCG GATTTTGAAACCAAAGACAAGTCTGGAAGACTTCCGTCTTTACGCATACGACAGGA TTATGTTTTGAAAGAGTTGATGGAAACAGAAGAAAATTATGTGACTCAACTTGCTCGTTTTATTCAC ACATATGGGCAGGAAATGAAAAGTCCAAATTTACCTGACTCACTGAAGGGCAAGTACAATTTAATCTTTGGAAACATAGATGAAGTCTACTCTTTCCACATGAA TACATTTCTGCCAGCACTGAAGAATTCTCATGGTGTTCTTGGAGTTGCCGAATGCTTCAGCAGTAAA GAATCTGAACTGCTTCGAGTATATGTTGTTTATTGTGAGAATAAGCCACGATCAGAGACGTTTCTGGCCAATTTTCATGGAACTCTTTTTGAG GATATACAACAACAGCTGGGTGATCGATTGCAATTGCCTGACTACTTAATCAAGCCTGTCCAAAGGATTATGAAATATTCTTTGCTACTTAAG GACTTGCTAAAGGTCTCTCACTCATTGGGAAATACTGAAGAAGTTCTGGAGCTCGAG AAAGCATTGAAAGTAACTTCAGACGTGCCAAAGCAAGCTAACAATGCTATGCAATTGAGCATGATTGAAGGCTATGAG GGCAATATTCATGCTGTGGGAGAGCTCCTGCTGAAG GATGAATTTCTTGTCTCTAATGTAAGGAATGGTGATGGTAGACAAAGGAAATCTCATGTATTCCTGCTGGAGCAGGTTGTTATTTTGGCTGTCTTAAAGGGTAAACAGGAAGGAAAATTTAATGACAGCTACGTGTGCAAAGACACTCTAAAAATCAAAGAAATTGGAGTGAATGAGTGTGGGACAAATGATGAGAGGAGATTTGAATTGTGGACAGGAAAGATAAGTAATCCAAGACAGAAATATCAACTGGAAGCAATGACGGATGATATCAAGTGGACATGGGTGAAACAAATAGGAAAGCTGTTGTCAGAACAACTTCATATGATGAGAG CCTTGAAAGGATTGGATTCACAGAGAAAGCACTCGTCGTTAGAGTTAACTGTCTGTAGCACTTTAGCAAGAGTAGAGTCATTTATCGACTCTGAAGATGATTTGGTGGATGAGGAAGACCAGTGGAAAGACTTGACTTTATCGACTCAATCCTTGGCTTTGTCAACTCAACCCTTGTCATCG TCATTAGAAACGTATGTAGCAGCATTTGGCTACTCCACAAATGAAGATGATACTAAAGAGGGGATCATCTCGTTCCAACAAGGACAACAGTTTCAGGTTATTGATGAATCCAGTGAACAGTGGTGGCTTGTTAGAACTGCAGGCAAAGACGACAGCGTTGTGGAAGGGTGGGTACCAGCTTCTTATCTTGAAACGGAGGAAGACTATGAGGAAATGATAAAAAATGAACAAATGAAGTTATCCCAGTCATCATGTGAGCTAGACCATGAGATTCCAGAATTTACAGAACAAGATCAGTCACAATCTGCAACAGATGAAGGCCATCAAG AGTTGGAATGTGCTGAAGAACATGTACATCAACAACATGGAAATG GTTCTAGTTTGCTTGATGTTCATAATTATACTTCTATCACTCGTAAGGGTAGCTTTAG ACGGAAAACAAGTCCTGGATCAGGAAGATCACAAGCAAATTCTTCGACATCAAAAAATGAAGATGCCAAGCGAGTCTCATTTATACAACGTTTTCCGAGAAAGGCTCGCTGTTGCTGTGGCTCCGTTGTTACTCTTACATGCACTCCCCAACTTTCTGGACTTGAGAGTGAAGTGTTTGCCAAGTGGACAAGAGATGAAATGGAAATACATATATCAAG CAAATATTCGATTTGTCAGGATGGCAATACTTTTTCGTTAACTTTGAAAGACCTTGAGCCATCCGATGCCGCTCAGTATCGATGTATTGTCACATGTGGTGATTTATCAGGTGTGTGTAGCTGTCACTTGCTTGTCAGTGCACCGGAAGAGGCTATATTGTACAACGAAGTGGACCAGTACTATGATTTGGGAACTAAAATAGGACA CGGTCGATTTGCTACAGTAAAACTGTGCACTGAAAAATCTAGTGGAGTTGACTATGCTGCCAAGATTTTTCACAAGTTTACAGAGGAGACGCGTGATGCCTTTCAAGCTGAACTTGTCATGCTGAGTATATTGAGACATCCACAGATAGTTACTCTTCATCAAGCATTTGAAAGCAGTAACTCAAGGACACTAATCTTGCAAAG GATTGTTGGACAAGAGCTGTTTGAGCATGTTGTGTCTGGTGACTGTATTTCGGAGAAAGTAGCCTGTGAATATATAAAACGACTGCTGGATCCTATACGTTATATGCATTCCCGCTTTGTAGCACATTTAGATCTTAAG CCTGAAAACATAATGGTTGCTACTGATGAGGCTGAAATATTTCGGATAAAACTTATTGATTTTGGATCAAGCAAGAAAGTTGCTAACGAGCCATTAATTCTGAAAGTGATTGGAAATGCAGAATTCTGTG CACCGGAAGTTGTAAGAAACGAGCCTTTGAGCTTGGCGTCTGATATGTG GAGTTTAGGAGCAATAACGTACACATT ATTGACTGGTTTTTCACCATTTTATGCTGAAACTGTGAGTGAGACGGCAGTGAATATTGCTGCAGTGAAATGCAGTTACCAGACAGCACCATGGAGGAAAGTGTCTGAGAAAGCTAAACTATTTGTTCAGAATTTACTAAGATGCGATTCCAG GTTAAGGCGAACTGTTGAAGATTGTCTAGAAGATCAGTGGATAAAG GATTCATTTATTTCAACTGACCTGTTGGACACGTCTCGTTTACGAGCATTCATTGCAAGAAGAAAGTGGCAG AGGGATCTTGTCACTGAAAGTGTATTAATCCAGCCGGTCTCATGCGTCTGA